AGTATAAGACTACATTTATTACTTTGAGTTTAATGTTCATTATGCAGTGACAAGGTATACAATTAATTCATGgtaaaataataagttaaaaatgTTCAAACTAAAAAAAGCTACGCATTTGTAATTCctttgttgtttctttttgtagagaaaaaaacatctaaaatggCTTCAGTCCCCACTTCACATTCATCTTCCAAGCTAACTGTAGCATCACAAGTCCCATTTGCAGATCTCTGTTCAACATTAGAACGAATACAGAAGTGCAAATCTCGATCAGACAAAACAAGATACTTCAAGAATTTTCTAGATTCCTGGAGGAAATTTCATGATTCTCTTCATAAAAATGAGAAAGATGTGATAGATTCTTTTTACCCTGCAATGAGGCTTATTCTTCCACAGTTGGAAAGAGAGAGGATGGCTTATGGAATTAAAGAAACAGTACTTGCTAAGCTCTATATTGAATTGCTAAATTTACCCAAAAATGGAAAAGATgctttaaaacttttaaattttCGAACACCCACTGGCTCACAAGGAAATGTTGGAGACTTTGCTATGATTGCCTACTTTGTTTTAAAATCAAGATGCATCAACAAAGGTCAATTGACTATACAACAAGTAAATGATCATCTAGATTCTATTTCTAATAATAATGCTGCCAAAAGGAAGGATCTAATTAAGAAGAGCCTCCTTCAGTTAATAACTCAGAGCTCAGCATTAGAACAGAAATGGTTGATTAGGATGATCATAAAGGATTTGAAACTTGGTGTCAGCCAGCAAaccttattttctattttccatcCTGATGCTGCAGAATTGCATAGTGTCACAACAGATTTGGAAAAGGTTTGTAGGCAGCTGCATAATCCTTCAGTATCACTTAGCGATGCTTCTATTACACTATTTTCTGCCTTTAAACCAATGCTTGCTTCTATTGCCAGTGTGCGTCAAATTGAGAAACAAATGAATAATCAAACATTTTACATAGAGACCAAATTAGATGGTGAACGAATGCAGATGCACAAAGATGGAGATGTTTACAAATACTTTTCCAGAAATGGATATGATTATACTCAGCAGTTTGGTGCTTCTCCCCTCGAAGGTTCATTGACTCCTTTCATTCATCAGGcctttaaaaatattcaaaactgCATTCTGGATGGTGAAATGATGGCCTATAATCCTACTACCCAGACTTTTATGCAGAAAGGAAGCAAGTTTGACATCAAAAGGATGGTGGATGATTCTGAATTACAAACATGCTTCTGTGTATTTGATGTTCTTATGGTCAATGACCAAAAGTTGAGTCATGAGATGCTGAGCAAAAGATACAATATATTAAATACAATTTTTACACCAATACCTGGTCGAGTACATGTTGTTTCTAGAATTCAAGCAAACACACAGAAAGAAGTAGTAGATGCCCTAAATGAAGCCATTGacaacagagaagaaggaattgTAATAAAAGACCCCATATCAATTTACAGGCCAGATAAACGTGGAGAAGGGTGGCTGAAGATCAAGCCAGAATATGTCAGTGGGTTGATGGATGAACTGGATCTTTTAATTATTGGGGGCTACTGGGGTAAAGGTCTTCGTGGTGGCATGATATCTCATTTTTTATGTGCGGTTGCTGAGACTCCTCTGCCTGGTGAAAAACCAtctaaattccattccatttgccGTGTTGGTTCCGGTTGCACTATGAAAGAACTGTATGATCTTGGTTTGAAATTAGccaaatattggaaaaaatatgaTAGGAAAGTTCCACCTTGTAATATCTTATGTGGTGTTGAGAAGCCTCAAGTCTATATTGATCCTTGTAATTCAGTGATTGTTCAGATTAAAGCTGCTGAGATTGTGAGTAGTGATATGTATAAAACAGAATGCACATTACGTTTTCCACGCATTGAAAAAATAAGGGAAGATAAAGAATGGTACGAATGTATGACTCTTGACCTTCTAGAACAACTCAGAAGTAAAGCTGCCGGGAAGCTTGCAACAAAACATCTTGATGTAGTTGAGGATGAACCACAAGAAAAGAAGCGTAAAACTCtgccaaaaattaaaaaagcaattGGTTTAATGGATCGTTTTAAAGCACCTGATCTTTCTAAAATAAACAAAGTTTCTAATATTTTTGAAGATGTTGAATTTTGTATTATGACTGGGACACAAAATTATTCTAAGTATGCCCTGGAAAGCAAAATAGCAGAATATGGTGGCAGCATAGTTCAAAATCCTGGGCCGGACACTTACTGTGTTGTGGCAGGAACTGAGAATGTTAGagtgaaaaatattatttcttccAAAAAGTATGACGTCGTGAGAGCAGAATGGCTTTTACAGTGTTTCCAAGCTGGAAAGTTTGTGCCCTGGCAGCCTGCTTTTATTATTCATATGTCTCCTGAAACAAAGCAACATTTTGCTTGTGAATATGATACTTATGGTGATAGTTTCACAACTGATACTGATCCACTAGAGTTGAAGGCAGTGTTCTCAAGAATTAATACCTCTGAAGAGATTTCTCAGGATGTGATTGCTGACATAGAAGCCCGCTATTCTTGGGAGAGTTCCCTAAATATGTTCAGGCAACAAACTGTTTACCTGAGTCTTTTTGATGAAATGAACAATTCAAGTGACAGAATAAATCAAACCAGATGTTTAACCGTAGAGTTGATACTTCGCTTTCATGGAGCAAAAGTAGTGTCACAGCTTGAAGAAGGTGTATCCCTTGTAATCAGTGGAGATCATTCtgatttaaagaaaataaaagccaTCAGAAGGTCATTTAAGAAAAAATTTAGAATTGTATCTGAGCAATGGATAAAGGATTCGGTAAAAGCTGGAGAATTACAAAATGAAAACTTGTACATGGTATAAGATTTTAATTTGTAAGAAAAGTTTTGTTAGGATTGTGCAAAGCCTTTGAAGAAGGTGATTTGCAGTAACAGGAGTGGGAATGAAATACATCTCTTTCAAAATAGCCATACTTTCTGCAAGATGATGTGGCTGCTTCCAAAGTTGTTTTCAGAGCACACTCTGTCCTGGCAGAATATGCTTTTTTAATGAGTTGCACAATTCTATTCTTTTAATATTCAACTCTTTTAAAGGTATGTGAATGAAAGAAAAGGATGCTCAGGAAAACAGGGTGATAATTATCAGTTTTatgtttttatctgttttaacctggtttttaatatatttatacaatagaatacaatagaaaaacTTGTATTACTCAATCATATCTATTAAAATGTACAGATCCtaaatagattttattatttGCAGGGCTATATGTTGAAATTTCCAGTACTGAATGTGGTTTGATATGtagtttaattgtttttaaaagtgcTATGTATCTAAATCCATGTTTCATTCATGTTTAATGTATTGTTGTGATGATGAATTTTTAAATGAATGGATATGTATCCTCAGAATTCAAAA
This genomic window from Erythrolamprus reginae isolate rEryReg1 chromosome 1, rEryReg1.hap1, whole genome shotgun sequence contains:
- the LIG4 gene encoding DNA ligase 4 isoform X1; its protein translation is MSPIFPTAIRQMALKIGQGEKKTSKMASVPTSHSSSKLTVASQVPFADLCSTLERIQKCKSRSDKTRYFKNFLDSWRKFHDSLHKNEKDVIDSFYPAMRLILPQLERERMAYGIKETVLAKLYIELLNLPKNGKDALKLLNFRTPTGSQGNVGDFAMIAYFVLKSRCINKGQLTIQQVNDHLDSISNNNAAKRKDLIKKSLLQLITQSSALEQKWLIRMIIKDLKLGVSQQTLFSIFHPDAAELHSVTTDLEKVCRQLHNPSVSLSDASITLFSAFKPMLASIASVRQIEKQMNNQTFYIETKLDGERMQMHKDGDVYKYFSRNGYDYTQQFGASPLEGSLTPFIHQAFKNIQNCILDGEMMAYNPTTQTFMQKGSKFDIKRMVDDSELQTCFCVFDVLMVNDQKLSHEMLSKRYNILNTIFTPIPGRVHVVSRIQANTQKEVVDALNEAIDNREEGIVIKDPISIYRPDKRGEGWLKIKPEYVSGLMDELDLLIIGGYWGKGLRGGMISHFLCAVAETPLPGEKPSKFHSICRVGSGCTMKELYDLGLKLAKYWKKYDRKVPPCNILCGVEKPQVYIDPCNSVIVQIKAAEIVSSDMYKTECTLRFPRIEKIREDKEWYECMTLDLLEQLRSKAAGKLATKHLDVVEDEPQEKKRKTLPKIKKAIGLMDRFKAPDLSKINKVSNIFEDVEFCIMTGTQNYSKYALESKIAEYGGSIVQNPGPDTYCVVAGTENVRVKNIISSKKYDVVRAEWLLQCFQAGKFVPWQPAFIIHMSPETKQHFACEYDTYGDSFTTDTDPLELKAVFSRINTSEEISQDVIADIEARYSWESSLNMFRQQTVYLSLFDEMNNSSDRINQTRCLTVELILRFHGAKVVSQLEEGVSLVISGDHSDLKKIKAIRRSFKKKFRIVSEQWIKDSVKAGELQNENLYMV
- the LIG4 gene encoding DNA ligase 4 isoform X2 — translated: MASVPTSHSSSKLTVASQVPFADLCSTLERIQKCKSRSDKTRYFKNFLDSWRKFHDSLHKNEKDVIDSFYPAMRLILPQLERERMAYGIKETVLAKLYIELLNLPKNGKDALKLLNFRTPTGSQGNVGDFAMIAYFVLKSRCINKGQLTIQQVNDHLDSISNNNAAKRKDLIKKSLLQLITQSSALEQKWLIRMIIKDLKLGVSQQTLFSIFHPDAAELHSVTTDLEKVCRQLHNPSVSLSDASITLFSAFKPMLASIASVRQIEKQMNNQTFYIETKLDGERMQMHKDGDVYKYFSRNGYDYTQQFGASPLEGSLTPFIHQAFKNIQNCILDGEMMAYNPTTQTFMQKGSKFDIKRMVDDSELQTCFCVFDVLMVNDQKLSHEMLSKRYNILNTIFTPIPGRVHVVSRIQANTQKEVVDALNEAIDNREEGIVIKDPISIYRPDKRGEGWLKIKPEYVSGLMDELDLLIIGGYWGKGLRGGMISHFLCAVAETPLPGEKPSKFHSICRVGSGCTMKELYDLGLKLAKYWKKYDRKVPPCNILCGVEKPQVYIDPCNSVIVQIKAAEIVSSDMYKTECTLRFPRIEKIREDKEWYECMTLDLLEQLRSKAAGKLATKHLDVVEDEPQEKKRKTLPKIKKAIGLMDRFKAPDLSKINKVSNIFEDVEFCIMTGTQNYSKYALESKIAEYGGSIVQNPGPDTYCVVAGTENVRVKNIISSKKYDVVRAEWLLQCFQAGKFVPWQPAFIIHMSPETKQHFACEYDTYGDSFTTDTDPLELKAVFSRINTSEEISQDVIADIEARYSWESSLNMFRQQTVYLSLFDEMNNSSDRINQTRCLTVELILRFHGAKVVSQLEEGVSLVISGDHSDLKKIKAIRRSFKKKFRIVSEQWIKDSVKAGELQNENLYMV